One part of the Moraxella sp. FZFQ2102 genome encodes these proteins:
- a CDS encoding Stealth CR1 domain-containing protein encodes MTHTELGVDEATESAFIAYSGVNDVVTAGNVPVDVVFTWVDNTDPAWQAKYQKYVQQVSGDNVGQFATDIARFDNHNELYYSVKAVKKYLPWVNHVYIVTDSQVPSWLGEFDGISVVDHRQIIDEQYLPTFNSHVIEAFLHKIPNLSENFIYFNDDVFVARSLPKEHFFSANNLASIFISSKSLSEMFHRGVQTPTLLASLKSLELLARLHHHAVTNALVHTYYPLKRSVYEQAWQAFEGEIRQFLPNRFRGNNDINMATCLVPWLMYYEGKAAERIDVCYYFNIRSRKALTCYDKLERLKRLDASPHSFCANDFNTELKNPVPDYRERLLAMLESYYK; translated from the coding sequence TTGACACATACTGAGCTTGGTGTGGATGAAGCAACCGAGTCGGCATTTATTGCCTACTCGGGCGTCAATGATGTTGTAACAGCAGGTAATGTGCCAGTGGATGTGGTATTTACTTGGGTGGATAATACTGATCCAGCTTGGCAGGCCAAATATCAAAAGTATGTCCAACAGGTCAGCGGAGATAATGTTGGTCAGTTTGCCACTGATATTGCACGGTTTGACAATCATAATGAGCTGTATTATTCGGTCAAGGCGGTCAAAAAATACCTACCTTGGGTGAATCATGTTTATATCGTGACGGACAGTCAGGTGCCAAGCTGGCTTGGTGAGTTTGATGGTATATCAGTTGTTGATCATCGGCAAATTATTGACGAGCAGTATTTGCCGACATTTAATTCTCATGTGATTGAAGCGTTTTTGCATAAAATCCCAAATCTATCAGAGAATTTTATTTATTTTAATGATGACGTCTTTGTGGCAAGATCCTTACCAAAAGAACACTTCTTTTCAGCAAATAATCTGGCATCGATTTTTATTTCTTCCAAAAGCTTGTCCGAGATGTTTCATCGAGGGGTGCAGACACCGACACTGCTTGCTTCACTTAAGAGCCTAGAGTTGTTAGCTCGGTTGCATCACCATGCGGTAACCAATGCACTGGTGCATACGTATTATCCACTGAAGCGTTCGGTATATGAACAGGCATGGCAGGCATTTGAAGGTGAAATACGACAGTTTTTGCCCAATCGTTTTCGTGGTAATAATGACATTAATATGGCAACTTGCCTTGTGCCGTGGCTGATGTATTATGAGGGCAAGGCGGCTGAGCGAATTGATGTATGTTATTATTTTAATATCCGATCTCGCAAGGCATTAACCTGTTATGATAAATTGGAAAGGTTAAAACGGCTAGATGCTTCACCGCATTCGTTTTGCGCTAATGATTTTAATACCGAATTAAAAAATCCAGTTCCAGATTATCGTGAGCGATTGCTTGCGATGCTAGAAAGTTATTATAAGTAA
- a CDS encoding nucleoside-diphosphate sugar epimerase/dehydratase encodes MESVQRYKAAVLIYGAGVGGQELLQHLENKKEYRTVGFIDDNADLIGRTIMNLPVYSPNDIQGLIDKYAIGIIILAIPSLGEFRRYEIYELLEKFEVQILTLPNLTDILLGKASTAQTTTISPEYLLDRSSVQPIGDLLVKNVTGKSVLVTGGGGSIGSELARQVVKLKPKQLIILELSEYALYNIESELSIMSDVPVITMIGSVLDLIKLQQIFSQYQVDTVYHAAAYKHVPIVEKNPFVGVINNFIGTANCVKQAVEHGVETFVLISTDKAVRPTNVMGCSKRLSELVCQAMADVQSKTTISMVRFGNVLGSSGSVIPLFAKQLQEGGPITVTHPDITRYFMTIPEASQLVIQAGAMAVGGDVFLLDMGKPVKINDLAKRMIKLSGLQLKSDKYPTGVEIVYTGLRPGEKLYEELLISGDNLERTEHPRIIKAHERHFSLTEIDELLAGILNAYGNNDVTWLLDKLKYFVDGYKQSEFIQNS; translated from the coding sequence ATGGAATCTGTTCAGCGTTATAAAGCAGCAGTCCTAATTTACGGTGCGGGCGTTGGCGGTCAAGAGCTGCTCCAACATCTTGAAAACAAAAAAGAATATCGTACTGTTGGGTTTATTGATGATAATGCAGATTTGATTGGTAGGACAATCATGAATTTGCCCGTCTATTCACCTAATGATATTCAAGGGCTAATTGATAAATATGCCATCGGAATTATTATTCTGGCAATTCCCTCTTTGGGTGAATTCCGTAGATATGAAATTTATGAGTTGCTTGAAAAGTTTGAGGTTCAAATTCTGACTTTGCCGAATTTAACCGACATTTTGCTTGGTAAGGCCAGTACAGCGCAGACAACAACAATTTCTCCAGAATACTTGCTAGATCGCTCAAGTGTTCAGCCAATAGGGGATTTATTGGTTAAGAACGTCACTGGCAAGTCTGTTTTGGTGACAGGTGGCGGCGGTTCCATCGGTAGTGAGCTGGCTCGTCAGGTGGTAAAGTTGAAACCTAAGCAGCTGATTATTTTAGAGCTATCGGAGTATGCTCTATATAATATTGAAAGTGAATTGTCTATTATGTCAGATGTGCCAGTGATCACAATGATTGGCAGTGTACTAGACTTGATAAAGCTACAACAAATCTTTTCTCAATATCAGGTCGATACTGTATATCATGCTGCCGCCTACAAACATGTGCCAATTGTTGAAAAAAACCCTTTTGTGGGAGTGATTAACAACTTTATCGGTACAGCAAATTGCGTTAAACAGGCGGTTGAGCATGGTGTGGAAACTTTTGTGCTAATCTCTACTGATAAAGCGGTTCGCCCAACCAATGTAATGGGTTGTAGTAAGCGATTGTCAGAGTTGGTTTGTCAAGCAATGGCAGATGTTCAATCAAAAACCACTATTTCTATGGTGAGATTTGGTAACGTGCTCGGTTCTTCAGGTTCGGTAATCCCATTGTTTGCTAAGCAATTGCAGGAGGGAGGACCGATTACGGTAACACATCCTGATATCACTCGATATTTTATGACTATTCCAGAGGCGTCTCAGCTAGTCATTCAGGCAGGCGCTATGGCGGTTGGAGGGGATGTTTTTTTGTTAGATATGGGCAAGCCTGTTAAAATTAACGATTTAGCTAAGCGGATGATAAAGCTAAGCGGTTTGCAACTAAAAAGTGACAAATATCCAACAGGTGTTGAGATCGTTTATACAGGGCTTCGACCTGGTGAAAAGCTTTATGAAGAACTATTGATTAGTGGTGATAATTTGGAGCGCACAGAGCACCCAAGAATCATTAAAGCGCACGAAAGACATTTTTCTCTAACAGAAATCGATGAGTTGCTCGCTGGCATACTGAATGCGTATGGCAATAATGATGTAACATGGTTATTAGACAAATTAAAATATTTTGTAGATGGCTATAAACAAAGTGAATTTATCCAAAATTCTTGA
- a CDS encoding DegT/DnrJ/EryC1/StrS aminotransferase family protein yields MSENQRFLPFSLPDITEQEIQEVVKTLRSGWVTTGPKTKQFEQDFVAYLGDNSLEAIAVNSATSGLHLALEALGITTGDEVIVPTYTFTATAEVVRYLGADPIFVDSDPVTYCIDPACVEAAITPKTKAIIPVHFAGLTAEMDNILAIAKKHGLKVIEDAAHAFPTKYKGKLIGTLESDVTVFSFYANKTMTTGEGGMLVSRNPELIKRAKIMRLHGISRDAFDRYQSKTPAWFYEVIEPGFKYNLPDICSAIGLVQLKRIDEFQQKREALASVYQEALKDLPIKLPHYESKEMGHQHAWHLYPIQLTNKASITREDFILKMSEFGIGCSVHFIPLHRHPVWRDMYQLAPEQFPVAEQLYQNEVSIPLFTKMTMDDQAYVIDAIKKVLGASS; encoded by the coding sequence ATGAGTGAAAATCAGCGTTTTTTACCGTTTTCTTTACCAGACATCACCGAGCAGGAGATTCAAGAAGTTGTAAAAACTTTGCGCTCTGGTTGGGTAACAACAGGGCCAAAAACCAAACAGTTTGAGCAGGATTTTGTTGCTTATTTGGGTGATAATAGTTTGGAGGCGATTGCTGTCAATTCTGCGACATCTGGGTTGCATTTGGCTCTGGAGGCGCTTGGTATCACTACAGGGGATGAGGTAATTGTACCAACTTATACCTTTACGGCAACTGCTGAGGTAGTGCGTTATTTGGGAGCAGACCCGATTTTTGTTGATTCAGATCCTGTGACTTATTGTATTGATCCTGCCTGTGTTGAGGCTGCGATTACTCCAAAAACCAAAGCTATCATTCCTGTGCATTTTGCAGGCTTGACGGCTGAAATGGATAATATTTTGGCAATTGCGAAAAAACACGGTTTAAAAGTGATTGAAGATGCAGCACATGCATTCCCAACTAAGTACAAAGGCAAGCTGATTGGAACCCTAGAGAGTGATGTGACGGTATTTAGCTTTTATGCTAATAAGACAATGACCACGGGAGAGGGCGGTATGTTGGTTTCTCGGAATCCCGAGCTTATCAAACGTGCCAAGATTATGCGCCTGCATGGTATCAGCCGTGATGCATTTGATCGCTATCAGTCCAAAACTCCCGCATGGTTTTATGAAGTTATTGAGCCAGGCTTTAAGTATAATCTACCAGATATTTGTTCAGCGATTGGCTTGGTACAATTAAAACGCATTGATGAATTTCAGCAAAAGCGAGAAGCGTTAGCAAGCGTCTATCAAGAGGCTTTAAAAGATTTGCCGATCAAACTGCCTCATTATGAGAGCAAAGAGATGGGACATCAGCATGCGTGGCATTTATACCCAATTCAGCTGACTAACAAGGCCAGCATTACTCGTGAAGATTTTATCTTGAAAATGTCGGAATTTGGTATTGGTTGCTCAGTGCATTTTATTCCACTGCATAGACACCCAGTTTGGCGAGATATGTATCAGTTGGCGCCAGAGCAATTTCCTGTGGCGGAGCAGCTCTATCAAAATGAGGTATCTATTCCTTTGTTCACAAAAATGACAATGGATGACCAGGCGTATGTGATTGATGCTATAAAAAAGGTATTGGGCGCGTCATCATAA
- a CDS encoding GT-D fold domain-containing glycosyltransferase, with translation MIISKNVLLNELKRHYKDHYFINRIDIYRHVVFCELKTPSLHCAVEISEDLSIELVFRNETSRIKFSEFFGFNFMTGNRLHPTLELDSVFSIKSKKLENNHDLLWYLDEIFGACIRVEKDILSRLSVIEKSLCQINNSTLLSLRNQVFLNMGEFMAERLLSMKETLMKISQDKLSIARFGDGEITLMTTRRSLTFQKSNWSLTQELQDICQQNNSNSLLVCMPGLMIENPWWAEYWTKHWYQCKFLLSKQCILGDSFITRPEAFYKYGNAMVNLWKDLWDGKKACFVTGISSKMNVSHFMFDNLSDSKHIYSLPANAYDEINELVEKCIASSDIDVFLIALGPTGTVLASRLAKLGYWALDIGHLNNSYDTVFNNMPTPEKL, from the coding sequence ATGATTATTTCCAAGAATGTACTATTAAACGAATTAAAAAGACACTATAAGGATCACTATTTTATTAACAGAATAGATATATATCGTCACGTTGTATTTTGTGAATTGAAAACTCCATCCTTGCATTGCGCTGTTGAAATTTCCGAGGATTTAAGCATAGAGTTGGTTTTTAGAAATGAAACCAGTAGGATTAAATTTTCTGAATTTTTTGGTTTTAATTTTATGACAGGAAATCGGTTGCATCCGACACTTGAACTTGATTCAGTTTTTTCGATCAAATCTAAAAAGTTAGAAAACAATCATGATTTATTATGGTATTTAGATGAGATCTTTGGGGCGTGTATTAGGGTTGAAAAAGATATTCTTAGTCGATTATCCGTAATTGAAAAAAGTTTGTGTCAAATAAATAATTCAACTTTATTAAGCTTGCGCAATCAAGTATTTTTAAACATGGGGGAGTTTATGGCGGAGAGGCTTCTCTCCATGAAAGAAACTTTAATGAAAATTTCTCAAGATAAATTAAGCATAGCTCGTTTCGGAGATGGCGAAATAACTTTGATGACAACGCGCCGCAGCCTCACATTTCAAAAAAGCAATTGGTCTTTAACCCAAGAATTACAAGATATATGCCAACAAAATAATTCAAACTCTCTCTTAGTTTGTATGCCTGGTTTAATGATAGAAAATCCTTGGTGGGCTGAATATTGGACAAAGCATTGGTATCAGTGTAAATTTCTTTTATCAAAGCAATGCATTTTAGGTGATTCGTTTATTACGAGGCCGGAAGCTTTTTACAAATACGGAAATGCAATGGTGAATCTTTGGAAAGATTTATGGGATGGTAAAAAAGCTTGCTTTGTTACCGGCATCTCTTCAAAGATGAATGTTAGTCATTTCATGTTTGATAATTTGTCCGATTCAAAACATATCTATTCTTTGCCAGCAAATGCTTATGATGAGATAAATGAACTTGTGGAAAAGTGTATTGCTAGCTCTGATATTGATGTTTTTTTAATAGCACTTGGTCCGACAGGAACTGTGTTAGCCAGTCGGCTAGCAAAACTAGGTTATTGGGCTTTGGATATAGGCCATCTTAATAATAGTTATGATACGGTTTTTAATAATATGCCAACACCGGAAAAGTTATAA
- a CDS encoding UTP--glucose-1-phosphate uridylyltransferase, which translates to MKNITHAIIPVAGFGTRMLPLSKAVPKELLPLGNKPAIQYVIEEAIAAGIKNIVLVNHAQKMAIENYFDINSELDTQLRSKGKDSLADSLSFLPDDVTITSVRQGKPLGLGHAVLQGRAVVGDNPFAVLLPDVVLNPYASDYEMHNLAFMMAEFAKTGRSQILVDPVATADIHKYGIARLADTQTIEKSDNNICFDVKGFVEKPSADVAPSNLAVVGRYVFDNAIFEYLAKTAPSVGGEIQLTDAIDALIGTQGMDVVTMVGNSFDAGDMTSYMQAFVYFADKLGVKSAN; encoded by the coding sequence ATGAAAAATATCACCCACGCCATTATCCCTGTTGCAGGCTTTGGTACGCGTATGCTACCGCTATCCAAGGCAGTGCCAAAAGAGCTGCTGCCACTGGGTAATAAACCTGCCATCCAATATGTCATCGAAGAAGCCATCGCTGCTGGGATCAAAAATATCGTCCTAGTCAATCATGCCCAAAAGATGGCGATTGAGAACTATTTTGATATCAACAGCGAACTGGATACCCAGCTGCGCTCTAAGGGTAAGGATAGTTTGGCTGACAGCCTAAGCTTCTTGCCTGATGATGTCACCATCACTAGCGTCCGCCAAGGTAAGCCATTGGGTCTAGGTCATGCAGTTCTACAGGGTCGTGCGGTGGTAGGTGATAACCCATTTGCCGTGCTGCTACCTGATGTGGTGCTAAACCCTTATGCGTCTGATTATGAGATGCATAACCTTGCCTTTATGATGGCTGAATTTGCCAAGACAGGTCGCAGTCAGATTTTGGTTGATCCTGTGGCGACGGCAGACATTCATAAATATGGCATCGCTCGCCTAGCTGATACCCAAACCATTGAAAAATCAGATAACAATATCTGCTTTGATGTCAAAGGCTTTGTCGAAAAGCCTTCGGCTGATGTCGCACCGTCAAATTTGGCTGTGGTGGGTCGCTATGTGTTTGATAATGCGATTTTTGAGTATCTTGCCAAGACCGCCCCAAGCGTCGGCGGCGAGATTCAGCTCACCGATGCCATTGATGCACTGATCGGCACGCAAGGCATGGATGTGGTGACGATGGTGGGTAACAGCTTTGATGCTGGCGATATGACCAGCTATATGCAGGCCTTTGTGTATTTTGCTGATAAATTGGGTGTCAAGTCTGCGAATTAA
- a CDS encoding CDP-glycerol glycerophosphotransferase family protein yields MSIFDKLNRNDVERTFNKVVKNKNDLIRKTKKLRRDPELFFKDMYVKRTRQLISKIPVKYEGQHQFTVVSAVYNVEKYLDEYFSSLVNQSLDFKKHIQLILVDDGSTDSSAKIIKKWQKKYPKNIHYYYKENGGQASARNFGINYIQTDWCTFIDPDDFVDVNYFYEVDRRLQKDQDLWMVSCNFIFYYEESKRIKDTHPQNYRFKEKVSYFDVRDQNQHIQLSVNSSFVKKQIIDKHNLRFDVRVKPSFEDATFMINYALFLHEQVGRVAFIKDAKYYYRKRADGSSTLDTGWVKPSGYDEVLRYGCLQTLRSYHETLGYVPEYVQKTVMYYHIWQIHRIINDNNALNFLTKGQKDKYLQLLKEIFTYIDEDAIDRFNLASAWFFHKAGMLNLYKNQSPRKDLQIGYIEKYDATKDEILLYYFAPEGSMAAFYDNDTLIQPSNKKILRHSFLDEAFIYEYRYWLPLSDRGDISFEVDGNPTKIGFAGKHIRTPIEAQDIRQYFQAQYRYPNVNDVWIIMDRDVQADDNAEHFYRYVMNNHPEQKIYFALRKSSHDWARLEAEGFNLLDFGSVRFETELKNCSKIISSHIDNYIVDYFGDKGLLAKDFVFLPHGVTQNDLYSWYNSKIQYMSLMAVATYDEYDSIAGDNNHYKYSKKEIKLTGFPRHDALLKGNVANTKRIVVMPTWRKYLLGSHDKQTGQFLKNPKFMQSEYAQKWQSFLASAELQRLIREHGYEVVFAPHKNTEAYLDEFNIPSNIKIWRANPDESIQKLFQTADLMITDYSSVAFEMGYLGKTVLYYQFDFEEFFAEQWQRGYFEYETHGFGAVSTDEDKLLSDLAAVLANDGRALPEYQKRIDDTFAHRDDKNCERVYQEILALDNTQSQPSIMADDFVQQMLSYAHTYRSWPVLERVLTKQSSETLQPELYQALYMQGKYQTLFKLLAQETTDEQTRNQWQALIDFWLQDYAGISEYFTNNQTQNVHNVIIGLLAHAYLQDKLKFDVTKELLASYSLSAGELVIVAISQAILEQDQGRIVELVETTIRDEIWTKDEMYLYKPNLLAARALIALELYDRGYGHIRLHSAIANNDYAAHLLNAQLDYAQGSYQYSIDHFQILKDMGVSLPIPDNLCYIKSLCKTRSLAKLAEEITNDSNLLHLICADNELLTLWIDVQLSQKNWSEIIRIDSMLKQEWRTQFLHPVILAYYRLGKIEEAYQLLQKPTVDHSYDYWELVAELAILMGDKSLAKYCYRIMVAVYPDMNKDKNLASLKGV; encoded by the coding sequence ATGAGTATATTTGATAAATTAAATCGTAATGATGTTGAAAGAACGTTCAATAAGGTCGTCAAAAACAAAAACGATCTGATTAGAAAAACCAAAAAATTAAGAAGAGATCCGGAATTGTTTTTTAAGGATATGTATGTCAAAAGAACCAGGCAATTAATTTCTAAAATTCCTGTCAAATATGAAGGCCAACACCAATTTACGGTGGTATCGGCAGTTTATAATGTTGAAAAATACTTAGATGAATATTTTTCGTCATTAGTTAATCAAAGCTTGGATTTTAAAAAGCATATTCAGCTTATTTTGGTGGATGATGGCTCTACGGATAGCTCCGCCAAAATCATTAAAAAATGGCAAAAGAAATACCCAAAAAACATTCACTATTATTATAAAGAAAATGGTGGACAGGCATCTGCCCGAAACTTTGGTATTAACTATATCCAAACAGATTGGTGTACTTTTATTGATCCTGATGATTTTGTTGATGTTAACTATTTTTATGAAGTGGATCGGCGTTTACAAAAAGACCAAGACTTGTGGATGGTGTCATGCAATTTTATTTTCTATTATGAAGAAAGTAAGAGAATTAAAGATACCCATCCACAAAACTACCGCTTTAAAGAGAAAGTGAGTTATTTTGATGTGCGAGACCAAAATCAGCACATTCAATTATCGGTTAATTCTTCATTTGTAAAAAAACAGATTATTGATAAGCATAATTTGCGTTTTGATGTGCGTGTTAAGCCATCGTTTGAAGATGCAACTTTTATGATTAATTACGCATTATTCTTGCATGAGCAAGTGGGTAGAGTTGCATTTATTAAAGATGCCAAATATTACTATCGGAAAAGAGCCGATGGTTCTAGTACGCTAGATACAGGTTGGGTTAAGCCATCTGGATATGATGAAGTATTGCGTTATGGTTGCTTGCAAACGCTCAGAAGTTACCATGAGACATTGGGATACGTGCCAGAATATGTTCAAAAAACAGTGATGTATTATCACATTTGGCAAATTCATCGCATTATTAATGATAACAATGCTTTGAATTTCTTGACCAAGGGGCAAAAAGATAAATATTTACAACTACTAAAAGAAATCTTTACATATATTGATGAGGATGCAATCGATCGTTTTAATTTAGCGAGTGCTTGGTTCTTTCACAAGGCTGGCATGCTCAATCTCTATAAGAATCAATCGCCTAGAAAGGATTTGCAAATTGGTTATATTGAAAAATATGATGCAACCAAAGATGAAATCTTGCTGTATTATTTTGCACCAGAAGGCAGTATGGCTGCTTTTTATGATAATGATACACTAATTCAGCCATCAAATAAAAAAATCCTTCGTCATAGCTTTTTAGATGAAGCTTTCATTTATGAATACCGCTATTGGTTGCCATTGTCCGACAGAGGTGATATTAGCTTTGAGGTGGATGGCAATCCTACCAAAATCGGTTTTGCAGGCAAGCACATTCGCACGCCAATCGAAGCACAAGATATCCGTCAGTATTTTCAAGCGCAATACAGATATCCAAATGTAAATGACGTTTGGATTATTATGGATCGTGATGTGCAAGCAGACGATAATGCCGAGCATTTTTATCGCTATGTGATGAATAACCATCCAGAGCAAAAAATCTATTTTGCTCTGCGCAAAAGTTCGCACGATTGGGCTAGATTGGAGGCTGAGGGCTTTAATTTGCTTGATTTTGGCTCAGTAAGATTTGAGACTGAGTTGAAAAATTGCTCAAAAATTATCAGTTCGCACATTGATAATTACATCGTGGATTATTTTGGCGATAAGGGCTTGCTGGCAAAAGATTTTGTATTCTTACCCCATGGCGTCACTCAAAATGACCTGTATTCTTGGTACAATTCAAAAATTCAATACATGAGTCTGATGGCAGTCGCCACATATGATGAGTATGACTCCATAGCAGGTGATAATAATCATTATAAATATAGTAAAAAGGAAATTAAACTGACAGGCTTTCCGCGTCATGATGCTTTGTTGAAAGGCAATGTGGCAAATACTAAGCGCATCGTAGTTATGCCAACTTGGCGTAAATATTTACTTGGTAGTCATGATAAGCAAACAGGGCAGTTTCTTAAAAATCCTAAATTTATGCAATCAGAATATGCTCAGAAATGGCAATCATTTTTGGCAAGTGCTGAATTGCAGCGTTTGATACGTGAGCATGGCTATGAGGTGGTGTTTGCACCACATAAAAATACAGAAGCATATTTGGATGAGTTTAATATTCCAAGCAATATTAAGATTTGGCGAGCTAATCCAGATGAAAGCATTCAAAAACTGTTCCAAACAGCAGATTTGATGATTACGGATTATTCAAGCGTTGCTTTTGAGATGGGATATCTTGGGAAGACCGTTCTGTATTATCAATTTGATTTCGAAGAGTTTTTTGCCGAACAGTGGCAGAGGGGTTATTTTGAATATGAGACTCACGGCTTTGGGGCGGTTTCGACTGATGAAGATAAACTATTGTCTGATTTGGCAGCGGTGCTTGCTAATGATGGCCGCGCTTTGCCAGAATATCAAAAGCGTATTGATGATACTTTTGCGCATCGTGATGATAAAAACTGTGAAAGAGTATATCAAGAAATTTTAGCATTAGATAATACTCAAAGCCAGCCATCTATTATGGCTGATGATTTTGTGCAACAAATGCTGTCCTATGCACATACCTATCGGTCTTGGCCGGTACTTGAGAGGGTTTTAACTAAACAATCATCAGAAACTCTCCAGCCAGAACTGTATCAAGCATTATATATGCAAGGTAAATACCAAACACTGTTTAAGCTGTTGGCACAAGAAACGACCGACGAACAGACGCGCAATCAATGGCAAGCATTAATAGATTTTTGGTTGCAGGATTATGCAGGTATTTCGGAATATTTTACAAATAACCAAACCCAAAATGTACACAATGTAATTATTGGCCTGTTGGCACATGCTTATTTGCAAGACAAACTGAAGTTTGATGTCACAAAGGAACTATTAGCATCATATTCTCTTTCGGCAGGCGAACTGGTTATTGTGGCAATATCTCAAGCCATTCTAGAGCAAGATCAAGGGCGTATTGTAGAACTGGTTGAGACTACCATTCGTGATGAAATTTGGACTAAAGATGAAATGTATCTTTACAAACCAAACCTGTTAGCAGCTCGGGCGTTGATTGCATTGGAGTTATATGACAGAGGTTATGGGCACATTAGATTGCATAGTGCGATAGCTAATAATGACTATGCAGCCCATCTGTTAAACGCACAATTGGATTATGCTCAAGGTAGTTATCAGTACAGCATCGATCATTTTCAAATTTTAAAAGATATGGGTGTAAGTTTGCCTATTCCAGATAATCTTTGTTATATTAAGTCTTTGTGCAAAACTAGATCATTGGCTAAATTAGCAGAAGAAATTACCAATGATTCGAACTTGTTGCACTTAATTTGCGCAGATAATGAATTATTGACATTATGGATTGATGTACAATTATCGCAAAAAAACTGGAGTGAAATTATTCGCATAGATTCGATGCTTAAGCAGGAGTGGCGAACCCAGTTTTTGCATCCTGTAATTTTGGCCTATTATCGCCTAGGTAAAATTGAAGAAGCATATCAGCTATTGCAAAAACCAACAGTTGACCATTCCTATGATTATTGGGAGTTGGTTGCTGAATTGGCAATTCTGATGGGAGATAAGAGTTTGGCAAAATATTGTTATCGAATAATGGTGGCTGTTTATCCTGATATGAATAAAGATAAAAATTTGGCCAGCTTAAAAGGAGTGTGA